One part of the Eubalaena glacialis isolate mEubGla1 chromosome 19, mEubGla1.1.hap2.+ XY, whole genome shotgun sequence genome encodes these proteins:
- the LOC133080224 gene encoding keratin-associated protein 3-3, with protein MACCAPYCCSVPTGPATTICSSDKFCRCGVCLPSTCPRTVWLLGPTCCDNRPPPCHIPQPCVPTCFLLHSAQPTPGLENINLTTFIQPCCEPCIPSCC; from the coding sequence ATGGCTTGCTGTGCTCCCTACTGCTGCAGCGTCCCCACCGGCCCTGCCACCACCATCTGCTCCTCTGACAAATTCTGTCGGTGCGGAGTCTGCCTGCCCAGCACCTGCCCACGCACGGTTTGGTTACTGGGGCCAACCTGCTGTGACAACCGCCCTCCACCCTGCCACATTCctcagccctgtgtgcccacctgcTTCCTGCTCCACTCTGCCCAGCCCACCCCAGGCCTGGAAAACATCAACCTCACAACCTTCATTCAACCCTGCTGTGAGCCCTGCATCCCAAGCTGCTGCTGA